A stretch of the Nitratifractor salsuginis DSM 16511 genome encodes the following:
- a CDS encoding CAP domain-containing protein — MRYLLAISLLFSLSLPVLGFDRGGAKAVNLLRRSAGMIPLKNDYTLSRSAYHHAKYLGRLHRKGHLERPGSAYYTGRTPFDRMVQAGYPSRAGVENISYGDSTYTHSVGVLMSTLYHRLAFLDFRIDSLGSSEYGNRRGRIYVYDMASSAVAKLCREHPKGGGREVYGVCANGQGLPLGPFRQALAEVERRNPALVLWPPPGARRVPRTFIRETPDPIPGIYHAGYPVTVQFNPARYRRVRMKSFRLLDGKGRVVPSKILTSRNDPHHKLSPYEFALIPLRRLAPHTRYTAVFTGTADNKRIEKRWQFTTGG; from the coding sequence ATGCGCTATCTCCTTGCGATTTCTTTGCTCTTTTCGCTTTCTTTGCCGGTGCTCGGCTTCGATCGGGGAGGGGCCAAAGCGGTCAATCTCCTGCGGCGCAGTGCGGGGATGATCCCTCTGAAAAATGATTATACCCTCTCCCGTTCGGCCTACCATCACGCCAAATACCTGGGCCGCCTCCATCGCAAAGGGCATCTGGAACGTCCCGGCTCCGCCTACTATACCGGCCGCACACCTTTTGACCGGATGGTTCAGGCAGGGTATCCCTCCCGGGCCGGTGTGGAGAATATCTCTTACGGCGATTCCACTTATACCCATTCGGTGGGGGTATTGATGTCGACCCTCTACCACCGGCTCGCTTTTCTCGATTTTCGTATCGACAGCCTGGGCAGCAGTGAATACGGCAACCGTCGGGGCCGGATCTATGTCTACGATATGGCCTCTTCGGCGGTGGCGAAACTCTGCCGGGAGCATCCCAAAGGCGGAGGCCGGGAGGTCTACGGAGTCTGCGCCAATGGGCAGGGCTTGCCGCTGGGTCCTTTCCGGCAAGCCCTGGCGGAGGTGGAACGTCGCAATCCCGCCCTGGTCCTCTGGCCGCCGCCGGGAGCCCGGAGGGTGCCGCGCACCTTTATCCGGGAGACACCGGACCCGATTCCGGGGATTTATCACGCGGGCTATCCCGTGACGGTGCAGTTCAACCCGGCCCGCTACCGCCGGGTTCGGATGAAGAGTTTTCGTCTTCTCGACGGAAAGGGCAGAGTGGTTCCTTCCAAGATCCTCACATCACGGAACGATCCCCATCACAAACTCTCCCCTTATGAGTTTGCTTTGATCCCATTGCGCCGCCTTGCGCCTCATACGCGATACACTGCGGTATTTACCGGGACGGCTGACAATAAAAGGATCGAGAAACGGTGGCAATTCACGACAGGGGGCTAA
- a CDS encoding ATP-binding protein yields the protein MRNATALINVLIKGMQEISKTEDPVEINQIIRNILSEMFLSDYVSFFIVNKEKNTLYEIGDKTIEISMNNPTGLLGVSYLTKKPGLYNHVKSEKYFQESIDNPENFKIRSQLVYPIVENDNILAIVRLSRSIKNSLSYTKKDLDLLESLSPYLIKLVSILLNTKKGGIEYEESEIVDLINEAVEEKEENSNGDSKDILMFLANTIHDIRTPANNLSGFLELMEEHLDNKKLISLLSGAKESAEYINTLVDGILEHLQSKNETENTKISEIITSKYLSDISNLFTANMTEKGIDYIVSIDPNIPKGIRIFDIKLKRILINLIGNAYKFTPPGKSIKFEVTFDKRMKRMKFTIEDEGIGIPEDKQQEIFEAFKQADEDTKIHYGGTGLGLAISSKYVKDLGGRLELKSQVDRGSIFYFDIPIEIANYEPIYPKFTNINKNILLYTNNADDPNIYYISKFLQESGIPDNKITISDKIATNTTHLICFEHKLNDEIVSLSKEKEIKLLIFEEKLLSVSSKEKFKDFTIISKNSYYYDTLYSFVSSRKKPKVLIIDDNKVNIKLLEFMLEGIYCDPTYETDAENAIKMMYNALKKGEPYDIVFIDQNMPKIIGSKLLKYYRELESKHTHIKPIYSVSITGDITLTEEEKNLYNSFVKKPFKIMDIKKIFSEYENY from the coding sequence TTGAGAAACGCGACAGCTTTAATCAACGTACTTATAAAAGGGATGCAGGAAATCTCCAAAACTGAAGACCCTGTCGAAATAAACCAGATAATAAGAAATATATTATCTGAAATGTTTTTATCAGATTATGTATCGTTTTTTATTGTGAATAAGGAAAAGAATACACTATATGAGATAGGAGATAAAACTATTGAAATTTCTATGAACAATCCCACTGGCCTGCTCGGTGTAAGCTATTTAACAAAGAAGCCTGGTCTTTATAATCATGTAAAGAGTGAAAAATATTTCCAGGAATCTATCGATAACCCTGAAAATTTTAAAATTAGATCTCAACTCGTATACCCAATCGTTGAGAATGACAATATTCTTGCGATTGTGAGGTTGTCACGCAGTATAAAAAACTCTCTATCTTATACAAAAAAAGATCTGGATCTTCTTGAATCACTTTCCCCTTATTTAATCAAATTGGTATCCATTCTCTTGAATACAAAAAAGGGAGGTATTGAATATGAGGAATCCGAGATTGTTGATTTAATCAACGAAGCGGTTGAAGAAAAGGAGGAAAATTCCAATGGAGATTCCAAAGATATTTTAATGTTTTTGGCCAATACTATTCATGATATAAGAACACCGGCCAATAATCTTTCAGGTTTTTTGGAATTGATGGAAGAACATCTTGATAATAAAAAATTAATATCACTTTTGTCTGGAGCAAAAGAGAGCGCAGAATACATTAATACTTTAGTAGATGGAATCTTGGAACATTTACAATCAAAAAATGAAACTGAAAATACAAAAATATCAGAAATTATCACTTCAAAATACCTTTCGGACATCTCAAACCTTTTTACTGCCAATATGACGGAAAAAGGCATCGACTATATTGTCTCTATTGATCCGAATATTCCTAAAGGGATTAGGATTTTTGACATAAAACTGAAAAGAATTTTAATAAATCTTATAGGGAATGCATACAAATTCACTCCTCCTGGAAAGAGTATAAAATTTGAAGTTACATTTGATAAAAGAATGAAACGTATGAAATTTACTATTGAAGATGAAGGTATCGGCATTCCAGAGGATAAACAACAGGAGATCTTTGAGGCTTTTAAACAAGCAGACGAAGATACGAAAATTCACTATGGAGGAACTGGACTAGGTCTGGCTATCAGTTCGAAATATGTCAAAGATTTAGGAGGAAGGCTCGAACTCAAGAGTCAAGTAGATAGAGGCAGTATTTTCTATTTTGATATACCTATAGAGATCGCAAATTATGAACCTATTTATCCAAAATTCACAAACATTAATAAAAATATTTTATTATATACAAACAACGCCGATGATCCAAATATTTATTACATATCAAAATTTTTGCAAGAATCAGGGATTCCTGATAATAAAATTACTATATCCGACAAGATAGCTACAAACACTACTCATCTCATATGTTTTGAACATAAATTAAATGATGAGATTGTCTCTCTATCCAAAGAGAAAGAAATCAAACTTTTAATATTTGAAGAGAAATTATTGTCCGTTTCTTCTAAAGAAAAATTCAAAGATTTTACTATAATATCTAAAAATTCATACTATTATGACACTTTATATAGTTTCGTTTCGTCAAGGAAAAAACCGAAAGTGCTTATTATAGATGATAATAAAGTCAATATAAAATTGTTAGAATTTATGTTGGAGGGAATATACTGCGATCCAACATATGAAACAGATGCGGAGAATGCAATAAAGATGATGTACAATGCACTCAAAAAAGGGGAACCTTACGATATTGTTTTCATAGACCAAAATATGCCAAAAATAATAGGATCAAAATTATTAAAATATTATAGAGAACTTGAGTCAAAACATACACATATAAAGCCAATATACTCTGTGTCCATTACAGGTGACATTACTTTGACAGAAGAGGAGAAGAATCTTTATAATTCATTTGTTAAAAAGCCATTTAAAATTATGGATATTAAAAAAATATTCTCCGAATATGAAAATTATTGA
- a CDS encoding SH3 domain-containing protein: MKPLLLGLLFFVTLLTHGAEAQTEYRYSYVPKQLYAGQVFPVTIMATDAETTRPPEFRFDPKSSAKPLELSPLIMQNGKDRFYTFYFKAGRQDFHLPALTIVDESRTFTLPSYVIPVQTLQAAPEDRFCGVIASDFKIRTSQVSTFDEKNNLVYLSIEAHEANLEDMAIPGVVEGGIEKLKRKGSLVSGEYYFVIPANVDRITFSYYNAIKQQFVPLTVSTSYRHKEVAAQVDLNPKDSGFTKLKKYALIALSLFFLVMFLIYRDRFYLLLLIFSVAALVLIFIPLKKICIREGAPLYILPVSTSTVGTTIEQRTRLPVLHRYGNYYKVEYKHGITGWIKNDDLCKN; this comes from the coding sequence ATGAAGCCCCTCCTGCTCGGTCTGCTCTTTTTCGTCACCCTGCTGACTCACGGAGCCGAGGCCCAGACCGAGTATCGCTACAGTTACGTCCCCAAACAACTCTATGCCGGGCAAGTCTTTCCGGTGACGATTATGGCGACCGATGCGGAAACGACCCGGCCGCCCGAATTCCGTTTCGACCCCAAATCCTCCGCCAAACCCCTGGAGCTTTCTCCTCTGATTATGCAAAACGGCAAAGACCGTTTCTATACTTTCTATTTCAAGGCAGGCAGACAGGACTTCCACCTTCCGGCACTCACCATCGTCGATGAGAGCCGCACTTTTACCCTCCCCTCTTATGTCATCCCCGTCCAAACCCTACAGGCAGCTCCGGAGGATCGTTTCTGCGGCGTCATCGCTTCGGACTTCAAAATCCGCACTTCCCAGGTTTCGACCTTCGACGAGAAAAACAACCTGGTCTACCTGAGCATCGAAGCCCACGAAGCCAATCTGGAGGATATGGCGATCCCCGGAGTCGTGGAGGGAGGCATCGAAAAACTCAAACGAAAAGGCTCTTTGGTGAGTGGGGAATACTATTTCGTTATTCCCGCTAATGTGGACCGCATCACCTTCAGTTACTACAACGCCATCAAACAGCAATTCGTCCCCCTCACCGTCTCCACCAGCTATCGGCACAAAGAGGTGGCGGCCCAGGTCGACCTCAACCCCAAGGACAGCGGCTTCACCAAGCTCAAGAAATACGCACTCATCGCCCTGAGCCTCTTCTTTCTCGTGATGTTCTTGATCTATCGGGATCGATTCTATCTGCTGCTGCTTATTTTCTCCGTCGCGGCACTGGTTTTAATCTTCATTCCCCTGAAGAAGATCTGCATCCGAGAGGGGGCACCCCTGTATATCCTGCCGGTCTCCACCTCCACCGTCGGGACCACCATCGAGCAGAGGACCAGGCTGCCGGTACTTCATCGGTACGGAAACTATTACAAAGTCGAATACAAACACGGTATTACAGGATGGATCAAAAATGACGACCTTTGCAAAAATTAG
- a CDS encoding NifU family protein: protein MMPFSDEDLCVAIKNYLPSIEEYVKSHEGTMGFLGVKNGTAYVELGGTCNGCSMSVMTTKMVIQKKLRELIHPELNVESIFPDQRDQLPSDLVTC from the coding sequence ATGATGCCTTTCAGCGATGAAGACCTCTGTGTCGCTATCAAGAACTACCTTCCCTCCATCGAAGAGTATGTCAAATCCCATGAGGGAACCATGGGATTCCTGGGAGTCAAGAACGGAACGGCCTATGTGGAGCTCGGCGGCACCTGCAACGGCTGTTCTATGAGCGTTATGACTACCAAAATGGTGATCCAGAAAAAACTCAGAGAGCTGATCCACCCCGAGCTCAACGTGGAGAGTATCTTCCCCGACCAGAGGGATCAGCTCCCCTCCGACCTCGTCACCTGCTGA
- a CDS encoding lysophospholipid acyltransferase family protein, whose translation MTTFAKIRFYWGAFVISTVVGLGMIPLIHLFPKYKGTIMHKLNRVILFLIGAKIEKVGERDPRANLFLMNHQGIIDIITMEAIENVHWCWVAKKELFEVPWFGKLLQKGDMVSVDRQNKAGLVKLFKDAQECIEQKHRAVAIFPEGTRASGQKLLPFKPGPKFIAQKLKLVVQPVVIIGSKWVLNEHNRTAHNGTVKVIYLPAVDVSKAPKDWYEQIRDEMQKVIDRESEGYSIER comes from the coding sequence ATGACGACCTTTGCAAAAATTAGATTTTACTGGGGGGCGTTTGTCATCTCGACGGTCGTCGGCCTGGGGATGATCCCCCTCATCCACCTCTTCCCGAAATACAAGGGTACGATTATGCACAAGCTCAACCGGGTGATCCTCTTCCTGATCGGTGCGAAGATCGAAAAGGTGGGAGAGCGGGACCCCCGGGCCAACCTCTTTTTGATGAACCATCAGGGGATCATCGACATCATCACGATGGAAGCGATCGAAAACGTCCACTGGTGCTGGGTCGCCAAAAAAGAGCTCTTCGAAGTCCCCTGGTTCGGCAAACTCCTACAAAAAGGCGACATGGTCTCCGTGGACCGACAGAACAAAGCGGGCCTGGTCAAGCTCTTCAAAGATGCCCAGGAATGCATCGAGCAGAAACACCGCGCCGTCGCCATCTTCCCCGAAGGAACCCGGGCCTCGGGCCAAAAACTCCTCCCTTTCAAACCCGGCCCCAAGTTCATCGCCCAGAAGCTGAAACTCGTCGTCCAGCCCGTCGTCATCATCGGCAGCAAATGGGTCCTCAACGAACACAACCGCACCGCCCACAACGGCACCGTCAAAGTGATCTATCTCCCGGCGGTGGATGTCTCCAAAGCCCCAAAAGATTGGTATGAACAGATCCGGGATGAGATGCAAAAGGTCATCGACCGGGAATCGGAAGGGTATTCGATCGAACGCTAG
- a CDS encoding calcium/sodium antiporter, with amino-acid sequence MDYLIFVISLSALIWGADVLIAQSERIALRFNISEYVIGATLIALGTSLPEMAASIAASLDHKPELAVSNVIGSNILNITLVLASVFLLAKKVDPHRDFFAKDSSWALFPVLLFVVMAMEGEFTRFDGVLLLLLMGAYLLFLKNNGSEVLTLEDEEIEEIEHAPFRWPKVLLMLALGFVLVIVGAEFTVESASSIAKSLGVSEWIIGIVLVSMGTSMPELIVSIVAAVKGKADMAIGNIIGSNMANITMVLGSAALVNDLKVDLHHYLFDIATMVAATLMLVFITANRMYSKPAGISLLALLALFLHHIAGQLG; translated from the coding sequence ATGGATTATCTGATCTTTGTCATTTCCCTCTCCGCCCTGATCTGGGGAGCCGATGTGCTTATCGCCCAGAGTGAGCGGATCGCGCTGCGCTTCAATATCTCCGAATATGTGATCGGGGCCACCCTCATCGCCCTGGGGACCAGCCTGCCGGAGATGGCCGCCTCCATCGCCGCCAGCCTCGACCACAAACCGGAGCTGGCCGTCTCCAACGTCATCGGCTCGAATATACTCAATATCACCCTCGTCCTGGCCAGTGTCTTCCTCCTGGCCAAAAAGGTCGATCCCCACAGAGACTTCTTCGCCAAAGACAGCTCCTGGGCTCTCTTCCCGGTGCTGCTCTTCGTGGTGATGGCGATGGAGGGGGAGTTTACCCGCTTCGACGGCGTGCTGCTGCTGCTTCTGATGGGGGCGTACCTTCTCTTTCTCAAAAACAACGGCAGCGAAGTGTTGACGCTGGAAGATGAGGAGATCGAAGAGATCGAGCATGCTCCGTTCCGATGGCCCAAGGTGCTCCTCATGCTGGCACTGGGCTTTGTCCTGGTCATCGTGGGGGCCGAATTTACCGTCGAAAGCGCCTCGAGCATCGCCAAGAGCCTGGGAGTGAGTGAGTGGATCATCGGGATCGTCCTGGTTTCGATGGGAACTTCTATGCCCGAGCTCATCGTCTCCATCGTCGCCGCCGTCAAAGGCAAAGCCGATATGGCCATCGGAAACATCATCGGCTCCAATATGGCTAACATCACGATGGTCCTGGGCAGCGCCGCCCTCGTCAACGATCTGAAAGTCGACTTGCACCACTATCTCTTCGATATCGCCACGATGGTCGCCGCAACCCTGATGCTGGTCTTCATTACCGCCAACCGGATGTACTCCAAGCCCGCCGGCATCAGTCTGCTAGCCCTTTTGGCCCTCTTTCTCCATCATATCGCCGGACAGCTCGGCTGA
- the queC gene encoding 7-cyano-7-deazaguanine synthase QueC: MKKAVCIISGGMDSAVSAALAKREGYEIIAVHFNYGQRTERKELECFRLLAEDLEAVERYEIDLPFFTQIGASALTDPSIDVPTEGLEPGVPVTYVPFRNGIFLSIAAAIAEKHGAEAIVIGVVEEDSSGYPDCRESYIRAMEKAINLGTKEETKITIKMPLVHLRKSEIVTKALEIGVDLSHTWSCYKEEEAACGVCDSCRLRLEGFKQAGVEDPIRYAESKND; this comes from the coding sequence GTGAAAAAAGCCGTCTGCATTATCTCCGGCGGAATGGATAGCGCCGTGAGTGCCGCCCTGGCGAAGAGGGAAGGGTATGAGATCATCGCCGTGCATTTCAATTATGGACAACGCACGGAGCGCAAAGAGTTGGAGTGTTTCCGGCTGCTCGCTGAGGATCTGGAAGCGGTGGAGCGCTACGAGATCGATCTGCCCTTCTTTACCCAGATCGGCGCTTCGGCTCTGACCGATCCTTCGATCGACGTGCCTACCGAGGGGTTGGAGCCCGGGGTGCCGGTGACCTATGTCCCTTTTCGCAACGGGATCTTCCTCTCCATCGCCGCGGCCATCGCCGAAAAGCATGGAGCCGAAGCGATCGTCATCGGGGTTGTCGAGGAGGACAGCAGCGGATACCCCGATTGCCGGGAGAGTTATATCCGGGCGATGGAAAAGGCGATCAACCTCGGTACCAAAGAGGAGACGAAGATCACGATCAAAATGCCTCTGGTCCATCTGCGCAAATCGGAGATCGTCACCAAGGCGCTGGAGATCGGGGTCGACCTCTCCCACACCTGGAGCTGCTACAAAGAAGAGGAAGCGGCTTGCGGAGTCTGCGACAGTTGCCGGCTGAGGCTGGAGGGGTTCAAACAGGCCGGGGTGGAAGATCCCATTCGCTACGCAGAATCAAAGAACGATTAA
- the ybeY gene encoding rRNA maturation RNase YbeY translates to MILLENQTDTAIETAHLEPIAKALTDREIEVILTDDATIRELNREHRDKDKATDVLSFPLEGDLPGQPLGSLVISLDHVVQKAGELGHAPEEELALLFIHGLLHLLGYDHETDRGEMRAKEAELIRRFGLPESLIVRTEGGE, encoded by the coding sequence ATGATTTTACTTGAAAACCAAACCGACACCGCCATCGAGACGGCGCATCTCGAACCCATTGCCAAAGCGTTGACCGATCGGGAGATCGAAGTGATCCTCACCGATGATGCGACGATCAGGGAGCTCAACAGGGAGCATCGGGATAAAGACAAAGCCACCGATGTGCTCAGTTTCCCTCTGGAGGGGGATCTGCCCGGTCAGCCTCTGGGATCCCTGGTCATCTCCCTCGACCACGTAGTGCAAAAGGCCGGAGAGCTGGGCCACGCCCCCGAAGAGGAGCTTGCTTTGCTCTTCATCCACGGGCTACTGCACCTGCTGGGCTATGACCACGAGACCGACCGCGGGGAGATGCGGGCCAAAGAGGCGGAGCTTATCCGCCGATTCGGACTCCCCGAGAGTCTCATCGTCCGAACCGAAGGAGGCGAATGA
- a CDS encoding ComF family protein gives MRCLSCRGWSRDVICPVCRETLLAPKVSTRRIGSMDVVSFFRYQNIDQLLLSKHKALGYRIYRFFGRRYLRPFLQAFAEGLEAPAHLLPVDDLPQGGYSHTAAMAHTVAVEKIRPLYGALRAQNRVRYAGKSLRFRLENPRDFHYSGPKGVDVILLDDIITTGSTLSEAKQVLTAGGVNVLFALTIADAREN, from the coding sequence GTGCGTTGTCTCAGTTGTCGAGGTTGGAGTCGTGATGTGATCTGCCCTGTCTGTCGGGAAACGCTGCTGGCCCCGAAGGTCTCCACACGCAGGATCGGCAGTATGGATGTGGTGAGTTTTTTCCGTTATCAGAATATCGATCAGCTGCTTCTGAGTAAGCACAAAGCCCTGGGATATCGGATCTATCGCTTCTTCGGCCGGAGGTATCTACGCCCATTCCTCCAGGCTTTTGCCGAGGGGTTGGAGGCGCCAGCCCATCTCCTCCCCGTGGACGATCTGCCTCAGGGGGGATACTCCCATACAGCGGCTATGGCTCATACCGTCGCCGTAGAGAAGATCCGTCCGCTCTATGGAGCACTTCGTGCCCAAAACCGGGTCCGCTACGCCGGGAAGAGCCTACGCTTCCGGCTGGAGAACCCAAGGGATTTTCACTATTCGGGCCCCAAAGGGGTCGATGTGATCCTCCTCGACGATATCATCACCACCGGCTCGACCCTTTCCGAAGCGAAGCAGGTTCTTACAGCCGGCGGGGTCAATGTACTTTTCGCACTAACGATCGCTGATGCAAGGGAGAACTAG
- a CDS encoding PAS domain-containing protein, producing the protein MSTTPTDIEHEVKKVDIIVTKGDAEGNITYANPIFVKLSGYTQGELLDKPHSIVRHPDMPKIIFKFLWDQIKAGKDVKAFVKNLSKDGAYYWVYAHVRVATNPDGSFRNYVSTRKAVSPNARTVIEPLYKKLLEAEKEGGMEASAKLLEEFLEEQGASFDTFNEVMDKIQNS; encoded by the coding sequence GTGAGCACGACACCAACCGATATAGAGCATGAAGTCAAAAAGGTCGACATTATCGTTACGAAGGGTGATGCGGAAGGAAATATTACTTATGCTAATCCGATTTTTGTGAAGCTGTCAGGATATACTCAAGGTGAATTATTGGATAAACCTCACTCAATAGTAAGGCATCCGGATATGCCAAAAATCATCTTCAAATTTCTTTGGGACCAAATCAAGGCAGGGAAAGACGTTAAAGCCTTCGTAAAAAATCTCTCCAAAGATGGGGCTTACTACTGGGTCTATGCACATGTGAGAGTAGCCACCAATCCTGATGGATCTTTCAGGAATTATGTTTCTACAAGAAAGGCAGTATCCCCAAATGCCAGAACAGTAATTGAACCACTCTATAAAAAGCTTTTAGAGGCGGAAAAGGAAGGAGGTATGGAAGCCTCTGCCAAACTTCTCGAAGAATTTTTGGAAGAACAAGGTGCTTCATTTGATACATTTAATGAAGTGATGGATAAAATCCAAAATAGTTAA
- a CDS encoding SixA phosphatase family protein — MRHAKSDWSDGKLSDFERGLKKRGFKDLKTIGSYMSLQNIKPDLILSSPALRAQITADYLADKIGYSGKVHYMNELYNTRPETLLNTLTLQEDNYNKIFIVGHNPALTELANFLVKDNIGKFPTLGVLKLHLNIQSWNNISEQCGNVDFFIYPKQFRYYMPKQIRTTLPRDNISKD; from the coding sequence ATACGTCATGCAAAATCGGACTGGAGCGATGGAAAGCTAAGTGACTTTGAGAGAGGCTTGAAAAAAAGAGGTTTTAAAGACCTCAAAACGATCGGCTCATATATGTCGCTACAAAATATCAAACCGGATCTGATTCTCTCCAGCCCAGCGCTCAGGGCTCAAATAACAGCTGATTATCTTGCCGATAAAATCGGTTATTCGGGAAAAGTTCATTATATGAATGAACTATATAACACACGCCCTGAAACACTTTTGAATACATTGACACTTCAAGAAGACAACTATAATAAAATTTTTATAGTCGGGCACAATCCTGCTTTGACTGAGTTGGCTAATTTTTTAGTCAAAGATAATATTGGAAAATTTCCGACCCTCGGTGTCTTAAAACTCCATCTGAATATACAATCCTGGAACAACATTTCTGAGCAATGTGGAAATGTGGACTTTTTCATCTATCCCAAACAATTTAGATATTACATGCCTAAGCAGATCAGGACAACCCTTCCACGTGACAACATAAGCAAAGATTAA
- a CDS encoding MGMT family protein, with product MKKIEEYGTPFQREVWEALRWIPQGFVTTYGAIAQYLGRPRAVRAVGTAVGRNPYAPEVPCHRVVRADGKVGNYSGGEGVATKIALLEKEGVEIREGRVVDFAKRLYRFDDQQVTRSEGS from the coding sequence GTGAAAAAGATTGAAGAGTACGGAACCCCTTTTCAGCGCGAAGTCTGGGAAGCTTTACGTTGGATTCCCCAAGGTTTTGTGACGACCTACGGAGCGATCGCGCAGTACCTGGGCCGGCCTCGGGCCGTGCGGGCTGTGGGAACGGCCGTGGGCCGCAATCCCTACGCCCCCGAGGTCCCCTGCCATCGTGTCGTCCGTGCCGACGGGAAGGTCGGGAATTACAGCGGCGGAGAAGGAGTTGCGACCAAGATTGCTCTTTTGGAAAAGGAGGGAGTGGAGATCAGAGAGGGGCGCGTCGTGGATTTCGCGAAACGTCTCTACCGTTTCGACGATCAGCAGGTGACGAGGTCGGAGGGGAGCTGA
- a CDS encoding YbgC/FadM family acyl-CoA thioesterase, with amino-acid sequence MKIRIYYEDTDAGGIVYHANYLKYCERARSEIFFQRGIMPYGEEEIGFVVRRVEADFVGMAKLGDLLEVRTDLLEERHSSILLEQQIFRGEERIFSMKVLLVYVVMGRPRRIPEQLKEVIASLGS; translated from the coding sequence GTGAAAATACGGATCTATTATGAGGATACGGACGCCGGCGGCATTGTCTATCACGCTAACTATCTGAAATACTGCGAACGTGCCCGAAGCGAAATCTTCTTTCAGCGGGGGATAATGCCCTATGGCGAAGAGGAGATCGGTTTTGTGGTGCGGAGAGTCGAAGCGGACTTTGTCGGGATGGCGAAGCTCGGGGATCTATTGGAGGTGCGTACCGATCTTTTGGAGGAGCGACACAGCAGTATCCTACTTGAACAGCAGATCTTTCGGGGAGAGGAGAGGATATTCTCGATGAAGGTACTGCTTGTCTATGTGGTAATGGGCCGACCACGACGCATTCCAGAACAACTCAAAGAGGTTATAGCGTCATTAGGCAGCTAG